A stretch of the Glycine soja cultivar W05 chromosome 13, ASM419377v2, whole genome shotgun sequence genome encodes the following:
- the LOC114381329 gene encoding DNA repair protein RAD51 homolog 1: MSATMEQQRHQKAPQQQDEAEEIQPGPLPVEQLQASGIAATDVKKLKDAGICTVESVAYTPRKDLLQIKGISEAKVDKIIEAASKLVPMGFTSASELHAQRDAIIQITTGSRELDKILEGGVETGSITELYGEFRSGKTQLCHTLCVTCQLPLDQGGGEGKAMYIDAEGTFRPQRLLQIADRFGLNGVDVLENVAYARAYNTDHQSRLLLEAASMMVETRFAVMIVDSATALYRTDFSGRGELSARQMHLAKFLRSLQKLADEFGVAIVITNQVVSQVDGSAVFAGPQIKPIGGNIMAHATTTRLALRKGRGEERICKVISSPCLAEAEARFQICAEGVSDVKD; encoded by the exons ATGTCGGCAACCATGGAGCAGCAACGCCACCAAAAAGCGCCCCAACAACAAGACGAAGCCGAAGAGATACAACCTGGCCCTTTACCCGTCGAGCAACTTCAG GCATCGGGCATAGCCGCCACGGACGTTAAGAAGCTTAAAGACGCCGGAATTTGCACCGTTGAATCCGTTGCTTACACTCCTAGGAAAGACCTTTTGCAAATCAAAGGTATCAGTGAAGCTAAAGTTGACAAGATCATTGAAGCAG CTTCTAAGCTGGTGCCTATGGGTTTCACCAGCGCTAGTGAACTTCATGCCCAGCGCGATGCAATCATTCAGATAACCACGGGATCAAGAGAGCTTGACAAGATATTGGAGG GTGGAGTTGAGACCGGTTCTATAACTGAATTATATGGTGAATTTCGGTCTGGGAAGACTCAGTTGTGTCACACTCTCTGTGTCACTTGCCAA TTGCCACTAGACCAAGGAGGTGGGGAGGGTAAAGCTATGTACATAGATGCTGAGGGCACATTTAGGCCTCAGCGACTCTTACAGATAGCAGATAG GTTTGGATTGAATGGTGTTGATGTATTGGAAAATGTTGCTTATGCTAGAGCATACAATACTGATCATCAATCACGGCTTCTGCTTGAAGCAGCTTCAATGATGGTGGAAACTAG GTTTGCTGTAATGATAGTAGATAGTGCTACTGCCCTCTATAGGACAGATTTTTCTGGAAGGGGGGAGCTTTCAGCTCGGCAAATGCATCTAGCAAAGTTCCTGAGGAGCCTTCAGAAATTAGCAGATGAG TTTGGTGTGGCTATTGTCATAACAAACCAAGTAGTTTCACAAGTAGATGGTTCTGCAGTCTTTGCTGGACCTCAAATCAAGCCTATTGGAGGCAACATTATGGCTCATGCTACAACAACGAG GCTAGCTCTCAGGAAAGGGAGAGGGGAAGAGCGAATCTGTAAAGTGATAAGTTCTCCTTGCTTGGCGGAAGCCGAAGCAAGGTTTCAGATTTGTGCCGAAGGAGTTTCAGATGTTAAAGACTAA
- the LOC114382725 gene encoding probable pectinesterase/pectinesterase inhibitor 12: protein MAIPSPKIFLLLTFFFSHSIAVKSSNASTTPTLHATFPFPEVSSFNSSKLSISININPNIINTLLQSLQAAISEATKLSDLLNNAGHNIIENKIGAVQDCRELQQSTLASLKRSLSGIRSQDSRKLVDARTYLSAALTNKDTCLESLDSASGTLKPVLVNSVINSYKDVSDSLSMLPKPERKASKGHKNRRLLWLSTKNRRLLQSNDGGELVVAADGTGNFSTITEAINFAPNNSVGRTVIYVKEGTYEENVEIPSYKTNIVLLGDGKDVTFITGNRSVIDGWTTFRSATLAVSGEGFLARDIAFENKAGPEKHQAVALRVNADFTAFYRCAMYGYQDTLYVHSFRQFYRECEIFGTIDYIFGNAAVVLQASNIITRMPMLGQFTVITAQSRDSPDEDTGISIQNCSILATTDLYSNSGSVKSYLGRPWRVYSRTVFLESYIDQFIDPMGWKEWSGDQGLDTLYYGEYANYGPGSGTDNRVNWAGFHVMDYDSAYNFTVSEFIIGDAWLGSTSFPYDDGI from the exons aTGGCTATTCCATCTCCTAAAATTTTCCTCCTCTTAACATTCTTCTTCTCACATTCTATAGCTGTGAAGTCCTCCAATGCTTCCACAACCCCAACATTGCATGCAACCTTCCCATTTCCTGAAGTTAGCAGCTTCAATTCATCTAAGCTTTCAATCTCAATAAACATAAATCCAAACATCATCAACACCCTTCTTCAGTCCCTCCAAGCAGCAATATCTGAAGCCACAAAACTATCTGATCTATTAAACAACGCTGGACATAACATCATAGAGAACAAAATAGGAGCAGTCCAAGACTGTAGAGAACTTCAACAATCCACCTTAGCTTCCTTAAAAAGATCACTATCAGGAATCCGTTCCCAAGACTCCAGAAAACTAGTTGATGCAAGAACCTACCTCAGTGCAGCACTCACCAACAAGGACACGTGTCTAGAGAGCTTAGATTCTGCTTCTGGTACCCTTAAGCCAGTTCTAGTGAATTCTGTGATCAACTCTTACAAAGATGTCAGTGACTCTCTCTCAATGCTCCCCAAGCCTGAGAGGAAGGCTTCCAAAGGACACAAGAACCGGCGTTTGTTGTGGTTGTCAACGAAAAATCGCCGTCTCTTGCAAAGCAATGATGGAGGAGAGCTTGTTGTGGCTGCAGATGGAACTGGGAACTTTAGCACCATCACTGAGGCTATCAACTTTGCTCCGAATAACAGTGTTGGTAGGACAGTAATCTATGTCAAAGAAGGGACGTACGAGGAAAATGTTGAAATCCCAAGCTATAAGACCAATATTGTTCTGCTTGGCGATGGAAAGGATGTCACATTTATTACTGGCAACAGAAGTGTCATTGATGGCTGGACCACTTTCAGATCTGCAACTCTAG cgGTCTCTGGTGAGGGCTTTCTGGCACGTGATATAGCTTTTGAGAACAAGGCAGGGCCAGAGAAGCATCAAGCAGTGGCCTTGAGAGTGAATGCAGACTTCACTGCTTTCTACAGGTGTGCTATGTATGGTTACCAAGACACTCTCTATGTCCACTCCTTTAGACAATTCTATAGGGAGTGTGAAATTTTTGGAACCATAGATTACATATTTGGGAATGCAGCAGTGGTTTTACAAGCATCCAACATTATCACAAGGATGCCAATGCTTGGTCAATTCACTGTCATCACTGCACAGTCCAGAGATTCCCCTGATGAGGACACTGGCATTTCAATCCAAAACTGTTCAATTCTAGCCACCACAGATTTGTACTCCAATTCTGGTAGTGTCAAGAGCTACCTTGGAAGGCCATGGAGGGTCTATTCTCGTACTGTTTTCCTTGAGTCCTACATTGATCAATTTATTGACCCAATGGGGTGGAAAGAGTGGTCTGGTGATCAAGGCTTGGACACTTTGTATTACGGAGAGTATGCTAATTATGGGCCTGGTTCAGGGACTGATAACCGAGTCAATTGGGCTGGGTTCCATGTAATGGATTATGACAGTGCCTACAACTTCACAGTTTCGGAGTTTATTATTGGTGATGCTTGGCTTGGGTCTACTTCATTCCCTTATGATGATGGGATTTAA
- the LOC114382426 gene encoding pectinesterase/pectinesterase inhibitor PPE8B-like: MAIPSLVNQPLAFSFSFLLFLALCTPLAANNTDFGGSACLKVSPTHFAGSVTEVITAIRQVASILSRFSPPFANFRLATALADCLDLLDLSSDVLSWALSASQNPKGKHNSTGNLSSDLRTWLSAALAHPETCMEGLEGTNSIVKGLVSAGIGQVVSLVEQLLAQVVPVQDQFDDASSKGQFPLWVKPKEKKLLQSIGMTAADVTVALDGSGNYAKIMDAVLAAPDYSMKRFVILVKKGVYVENVEIKRKKWNIMMVGEGMDSTIISGNRSVVDGWTTFRSATFAVSGRGFIARDISFQNTAGPEKHQAVALRSDTDLSVFFRCGIFGYQDSLYTHTMRQFFRECTITGTVDYIFGDATAVFQNCFLRVKKGLPNQKNTITAHGRKDPNEPTGFSFQFCNITADSDLVPWVSSTQSYLGRPWKSYSRTVFMQSYMSEVIRGEGWLEWNGNFALETLYYGEYMNTGAGAGLANRVKWPGYHPFNDSNQASNFTVAQFIEGNLWLPSTGVTYTAGLIL, from the exons ATGGCTATTCCTTCACTAGTAAACCAGCCTCTAGCATTCAGCTTCTCCTTCCTCCTCTTTCTTGCTCTCTGCACCCCATTGGCTGCTAACAACACCGATTTCGGAGGTTCAGCCTGCCTCAAGGTTTCCCCCACCCACTTCGCCGGCTCAGTCACCGAAGTCATAACTGCTATACGACAAGTCGCTTCCATCCTCTCACGCTTCAGCCCTCCCTTCGCCAACTTCCGCCTCGCCACCGCCCTCGCCGACTGCCTTGACTTGCTCGACCTCTCCTCCGACGTCCTCTCCTGGGCCCTCTCCGCCTCTCAGAACCCCAAAG GGAAGCATAACAGTACGGGGAATCTGAGTTCGGATTTGAGGACATGGCTAAGTGCGGCGCTTGCGCATCCAGAGACGTGCATGGAGGGATTGGAAGGGACAAATAGCATTGTGAAGGGTTTGGTCTCAGCCGGAATCGGCCAAGTGGTGTCGCTGGTGGAGCAGCTTCTTGCGCAGGTGGTGCCCGTACAGGATCAATTTGACGACGCCAGCAGCAAGGGGCAATTTCCTTTGTGGGTTAAGCCCAAGGAAAAGAAGCTGCTGCAATCAATTGGAATGACAGCTGCTGATGTTACTGTAGCGTTAGATGGGAGTGGGAACTATGCTAAGATCATGGACGCGGTGCTTGCGGCACCGGATTACAGCATGAAGCGTTTTGTGATTTTGGTAAAGAAGGGTGTTTATGTTGAGAACGTGGAGATCAAGAGGAAGAAGTGGAATATTATGATGGTTGGAGAGGGGATGGATTCCACCATTATCTCCGGTAACCGGAGTGTCGTCGACGGTTGGACCACATTCCGGTCAGCTACATTCG CTGTGAGTGGCAGAGGATTCATAGCAAGAGACATATCCTTTCAGAACACCGCAGGGCCCGAGAAGCACCAAGCAGTGGCACTAAGATCAGACACTGACCTCTCAGTGTTCTTCCGATGTGGGATTTTCGGTTACCAAGACAGTCTCTACACCCACACAATGCGCCAATTCTTCAGAGAATGCACAATCACTGGAACGGTTGATTACATCTTTGGTGACGCCACTGCAGTGTTCCAAAACTGCTTCCTACGGGTCAAGAAAGGGTTGCCAAACCAAAAGAACACAATCACAGCACACGGTAGAAAAGACCCAAATGAACCAACCGGTTTCTCGTTCCAATTCTGCAACATAACCGCAGATTCTGACCTTGTACCTTGGGTTAGCAGCACTCAAAGTTACCTGGGGAGACCCTGGAAGAGTTACTCACGAACAGTTTTCATGCAATCGTACATGAGTGAGGTGATAAGGGGAGAAGGGTGGTTGGAGTGGAATGGGAACTTTGCATTGGAGACATTGTACTATGGTGAGTACATGAACACCGGGGCAGGTGCTGGACTTGCTAACCGTGTCAAGTGGCCAGGGTACCATCCATTCAATGATTCCAACCAGGCTAGTAACTTCACAGTGGCTCAGTTTATTGAGGGGAATCTATGGTTGCCTTCAACTGGAGTAACGTACACTGCGGGACTCATACTTTAG